One window of the Falco biarmicus isolate bFalBia1 chromosome 2, bFalBia1.pri, whole genome shotgun sequence genome contains the following:
- the SMPD1 gene encoding sphingomyelin phosphodiesterase — MAARGEGPGPAPPLPLPLALALALALSLSLSLSLPAGSAPGAGGALLEAAPRWGWRNVSCPVCHLLFGVLDLALQLEPNVARVGHLAARLCQDLRLARPEICQQAVQLFQQDMVSAWARSVLRPGEACGLLLGQHCGHWDIFGAWNITLPATPKPPVQPPVPPPPGAPTARLLFLTDLHWDRHYVPGSEAACPDPLCCRGAAHPGPGGAGFWGEYGKCDLPLHTIEALLAQLPSAATFAAAYWTGDIPAHDVWQQSRQDQLLALRTVSRLLQKYLGDLPVYPAVGNHEATPVNAFPPPYVQGNQSSAWLYDAMAQAWQDWLPPSALRTLRAAGFYTAQVWPGLRLVSLNMNFCSQANFWLLINSTDPAGQLQWLVGVLAAAEQAGEKVHIIGHIPPAHCLRSWSWNYYRIVSRFEGTIAAQFFGHTHVDEFEMFYDEETLTRPVSVAFVAPSVTTYINLNPGYRVYEVDGAYPGSSHAVLDHETFILNLTEANVPGAEPRWQRLYRAREAYGLPSAFPADWDQLIRRFQDDERLFQLFWFLFHKGHPPREPCLAACKAALLCALRTGRSADPSLCQALRPALPFPRIQALWRQRRLC; from the exons ATGGCGGCGCGGGGTGAGGGTCCGGGCCCGGCTCCGCCGCTCCCGCTGCCGCTcgccctggccctggccctggcgCTGTCGCTATCGCTGTCGTTGTCGCTGCCGGCGGGGTCGGCcccgggcgcggggggggcgcTCCTCGAAGCGGCGCCGCGCTGGGGCTGGCGAAACGTGTCGTGCCCCGTGTGTCACCTGCTCTTTGGGGTGCTGGACCTGGCGCTGCAG ctggaGCCCAACGTGGCACGCGTGGGGCACTTGGCGGCCCGGCTGTGCCAGGACCTGCGGCTGGCGCGCCCCGAGATCTGCCAGCAAGCCGTGCAGCTCTTCCAGCAGGACATGGTGTCAGCCTGGGCACGCTCGGTGCTGCGGCCTGGTGAGGCCTgcgggctgctgctgggccagcACTGCGGCCACTGGGACATCTTCGGTGCCTGGAACATCACCCTACCTGCCACCCCCAAGCCGCCAGTGCAACCACCGGTGCCCCCCCCACCCGGCGCTCCCACCGCccgcctcctcttcctcaccgACCTGCACTGGGACCGCCACTATGTGCCAGGCAGCGAGGCTGCCTGCCCTGACCCACTCTGCTGCCGCGGAGCTGCCCACCCTGGCCCTGGCGGTGCCGGCTTCTGGGGCGAGTACGGCAAGTGCGACCTGCCACTGCACACCATCGAGGCCCTGCTGGCCCAGCTGCCCAGCGCGGCCACCTTCGCTGCTGCGTACTGGACGGGTGACATCCCAGCGCACGACGTCTGGCAACAGAGCCGGCAGGACCAGCTGCTGGCCCTGCGCActgtcagcaggctgctgcagaagtATCTGGGTGACCTGCCCGTCTACCCAGCCGTGGGCAACCATGAGGCTACCCCCGTCAACGCCTTCCCCCCACCATATGTGCAGGGCAACCAGTCCTCTGCCTGGCTGTACGATGCCATGGCCCAGGCCTGGCAGGACTGGCTGCCCCCCTCAGCACTGCGGACCCTCCG tgctgccgGTTTCTACACAGCACAGGTCTGGCCTGGGCTGCGCCTTGTCTCCCTCAACATGAACTTCTGCTCCCAGGCCAACTTCTGGCTCCTCATCAACTCCACTGACCCTGCGGggcagctgcagtggctggtgGGGGTCCTGGCTGCTGCCGAACAGGCCGGGGAGAAG GTGCACATCATCGGGCACATCCCTCCGGCCCACTGCCTGCGCAGCTGGAGCTGGAACTACTACCGCATTGTCAGCAG GTTTGAGGGCACCATTGCAGCTCAGTTCTTTGGGCACACACATGTGGATGAGTTTGAGATGTTCTACGATGAGGAGACACTGACACGCCCCGTCTCTGTCGCCTTCGTGGCCCCCAGTGTCACCACCTACATCAACCTCAACCCAG GCTACCGTGTGTACGAGGTGGACGGCGCCTACCCCGGGAGCTCCCACGCCGTGCTGGATCATGAGACCTTCATCCTCAACCTCACGGAGGCGAACGTGCCGGGGGCAGAGCCACGCTGGCAGCGCCTGTACCGCGCCCGTGAGGCCTATGGGCTGCCCAGCGCCTTCCCCGCTGACTGGGACCAGCTCATCCGCCGCTTCCAGGATGATGAGCGccttttccagctcttctggTTCCTCTTTCACAAGGGCCACCCGCCCCGCGAGCCCTGCCTGGCCGCCTGCAAGGCAGCGCTGCTCTGCGCCCTGCGCACCGGCCGCTCAGCCGaccccagcctctgccaggcCCTGCGCCCAGCACTGCCCTTCCCACGCATCCAGGCGCTCTGGCGGCAGCGGCGGCTCTGCTGA